The Molothrus ater isolate BHLD 08-10-18 breed brown headed cowbird chromosome 1, BPBGC_Mater_1.1, whole genome shotgun sequence genome includes a window with the following:
- the TAC1 gene encoding protachykinin-1 isoform X1 — protein sequence MRLPLAFAVLLLASSQALGEEMGATDDLSYWSDWSDSDQGKEELPLPLEHFLQRMARRPRPQQFFGLMGKRDAGYGQISHKRHKTDSFVGLMGKRSLNSGSSEGSIAQNYERRRK from the exons ATGAGGCTCCCGCTGGCTTTCGCCGTGCTCCTCCTGGCCTCGTCACAGGCGCTGGGCGAGGAAATGGGAGCCACCGACGACCTCAGCTACTGGTCCGACTGGTCCGACAGTGACCAGGGGAAG GAGGAGCTGCCGCTGCCCCTGGAGCACTTCCTGCAGAGGATGGCCCGCAGACCCCGGCCCCAGCAGTTCTTCGGCCTCATGGGCAAGCGGGATGCCG GATATGGCCAGATCTCTCACAAAA ggCATAAAACAGACTCCTTTGTTGGACTTATGGGCAAAAGATCTTTAAATTCTG GGTCCTCTGAAGGGAGCATAGCACAGAACTACGAACGGAGGCGTAAATGA
- the TAC1 gene encoding protachykinin-1 isoform X2 translates to MRLPLAFAVLLLASSQALGEEMGATDDLSYWSDWSDSDQGKEELPLPLEHFLQRMARRPRPQQFFGLMGKRDAGYGQISHKRSSEGSIAQNYERRRK, encoded by the exons ATGAGGCTCCCGCTGGCTTTCGCCGTGCTCCTCCTGGCCTCGTCACAGGCGCTGGGCGAGGAAATGGGAGCCACCGACGACCTCAGCTACTGGTCCGACTGGTCCGACAGTGACCAGGGGAAG GAGGAGCTGCCGCTGCCCCTGGAGCACTTCCTGCAGAGGATGGCCCGCAGACCCCGGCCCCAGCAGTTCTTCGGCCTCATGGGCAAGCGGGATGCCG GATATGGCCAGATCTCTCACAAAA GGTCCTCTGAAGGGAGCATAGCACAGAACTACGAACGGAGGCGTAAATGA